One region of Streptomyces sp. TLI_171 genomic DNA includes:
- a CDS encoding site-specific integrase, producing the protein MSSGAVRKMLTTALTHTGLTDSVTGGPLHFTPHDFRRLFITDAVLSGLPPHIAQVIAGHQDINVTLGYKAVYPDEAVQAHLAFLARRRAMRPTDEYRVPTDEEWTEFLGHFERRKVSIGTCGRAFSTPCIHEHACVRCPMLWPDPAQRDRLVEIRDNLHARIEEAEREGWLGEVEGLRVSLAGAEDKLAQIARHAASALVALPMPTLRRKP; encoded by the coding sequence ATCAGCTCGGGCGCCGTCCGAAAGATGCTCACCACCGCGCTCACCCACACCGGGCTGACGGACTCCGTCACCGGCGGCCCGTTGCACTTCACGCCGCACGACTTCCGCCGGCTGTTCATCACCGACGCTGTCCTCAGCGGCCTGCCCCCGCACATCGCCCAGGTCATCGCCGGGCACCAGGACATCAACGTCACCCTCGGTTACAAGGCGGTCTATCCCGACGAGGCCGTTCAAGCCCATCTGGCCTTCCTGGCCCGTCGACGAGCCATGCGGCCAACCGATGAATACCGCGTCCCCACTGACGAGGAGTGGACCGAGTTCCTCGGTCACTTCGAACGGCGCAAGGTCTCCATCGGCACCTGCGGCCGCGCGTTCAGCACCCCCTGCATTCATGAACATGCCTGCGTCCGCTGCCCCATGCTCTGGCCCGACCCCGCCCAACGCGACCGCCTGGTGGAGATCCGCGACAACCTCCACGCTCGCATCGAGGAGGCCGAGCGCGAGGGCTGGCTCGGCGAGGTCGAAGGACTCCGGGTCAGCCTGGCCGGAGCGGAAGACAAACTCGCGCAGATCGCCAGACACGCAGCCAGTGCGTTGGTCGCCCTCCCGATGCCGACTCTCCGAAGGAAGCCGTGA
- a CDS encoding SMI1/KNR4 family protein produces the protein MTDMDDLVQRVAIRAASDSEDLPAPVSKAQIAEAEAQLGFALHPLLARLYREVADGGFGPDYRLLPLLGPGSSVAGEYLSRREASVGVEHPEWPEGVVPILTWGCAMYAGVDCLSEGGQVLLFEPNPYSGGSWDQCWFLDSASLAAWLETWLAGTGWFEEDAFERDDLIEPQPWDQAAIRLSSGA, from the coding sequence ATGACCGACATGGATGACCTTGTGCAACGCGTTGCCATCCGGGCCGCATCCGACAGCGAGGACCTTCCCGCGCCTGTTAGCAAGGCCCAGATTGCGGAGGCCGAGGCGCAACTGGGCTTCGCACTGCATCCCCTACTTGCGCGTCTGTATCGCGAGGTCGCTGACGGCGGCTTCGGCCCCGACTACCGACTGCTGCCACTGCTTGGTCCGGGCTCCAGCGTCGCTGGCGAATACCTGTCACGACGTGAGGCGTCCGTTGGAGTGGAGCACCCGGAGTGGCCCGAAGGCGTCGTACCGATCCTGACCTGGGGCTGTGCCATGTACGCAGGCGTAGATTGTCTCAGCGAGGGCGGTCAGGTCCTGCTCTTCGAGCCGAACCCGTATAGCGGCGGATCGTGGGATCAGTGCTGGTTCCTCGACTCCGCCAGTCTCGCAGCATGGCTGGAGACATGGCTCGCGGGGACGGGCTGGTTCGAGGAGGACGCCTTCGAAAGGGACGACCTGATCGAGCCTCAGCCATGGGACCAGGCCGCAATCCGACTGTCCTCCGGCGCATAG
- the istA gene encoding IS21 family transposase has translation MVLDPHRWLELRRYRALHDSGAMSLRQIAKETGLNRRTVTKYLSAQVPAAPPQRASGTRPRPRAVDGIAPLIDTMLRSEVLLKATVIHERLVQEYGIAINYQRIKIYLQEARPRIAEELGINPHELAGMHRRFEVVPGAQAQVDWGDEGRILAHLGIPKIYSFHMTLSYSRDPFCCFTTSQDLATFFDCHQRAFAHFGGVPMSIVYDRTMTVVRRHVAPGEAVPLHPEAVAFAGHYDFDPDVLAAYRPQGKGRVERQVAIVRDHVLAGRAFSSIEELDAAFTAWVPLRRAKVHGTHGEVIGLRAIRDHTALRPLPHTPYLVAQRHLRHVGKDCLVAFDANLYSVPARKVRPRQLVEIRATKSQIVIHSTVPDSGGDTLLAVHSRAVGRGARIVDERHWDGLPKGDTRRVTTGDVLPQPRREQAPADEDGPLRALLNRAAAARVEVGRRPLSVYDELTGTRPFTTNYPTKGAR, from the coding sequence GTGGTTCTGGACCCGCATCGCTGGCTGGAGTTGCGGCGGTATCGTGCGCTGCACGACTCCGGGGCGATGAGCCTGCGGCAGATCGCGAAGGAGACCGGGCTGAACCGCCGCACGGTCACGAAGTACCTGTCGGCCCAGGTCCCGGCCGCGCCTCCGCAGCGGGCGTCCGGCACTCGACCCCGGCCGCGGGCGGTCGACGGGATCGCCCCGCTGATCGACACGATGCTCCGCTCGGAGGTCCTGCTCAAGGCGACCGTGATCCACGAACGGCTGGTCCAGGAGTACGGGATCGCCATCAACTACCAGCGGATCAAGATCTACCTGCAGGAAGCGCGGCCGAGGATCGCCGAGGAGCTCGGCATCAACCCGCACGAACTCGCAGGCATGCACCGCCGGTTCGAGGTCGTGCCCGGAGCCCAGGCCCAGGTCGACTGGGGCGACGAGGGCCGCATCCTCGCCCACCTCGGCATCCCGAAGATCTACTCGTTCCACATGACGCTGTCGTACTCGCGCGACCCGTTCTGCTGCTTCACCACCAGCCAGGACCTCGCAACGTTCTTCGACTGCCACCAGCGGGCGTTCGCCCACTTCGGCGGGGTGCCGATGAGCATCGTCTACGACCGCACCATGACCGTGGTCCGCCGGCACGTCGCCCCGGGCGAAGCGGTCCCGCTCCACCCGGAGGCAGTCGCGTTCGCCGGGCACTACGACTTCGACCCCGACGTGCTGGCCGCCTACCGGCCCCAGGGCAAAGGCCGGGTCGAGCGGCAGGTCGCCATCGTCCGCGACCACGTCCTGGCCGGCCGGGCGTTCTCCTCCATCGAAGAACTCGACGCCGCGTTCACCGCCTGGGTGCCGCTGCGACGCGCGAAGGTTCATGGCACCCACGGCGAAGTCATCGGCCTGCGCGCGATCCGCGACCACACGGCCCTGCGGCCGCTGCCCCACACCCCCTACCTGGTCGCACAACGGCACCTGCGGCACGTCGGCAAGGACTGCCTGGTCGCCTTCGACGCGAACCTCTACTCCGTGCCCGCCCGCAAAGTCCGCCCGCGCCAGCTGGTCGAGATCCGGGCCACCAAGTCCCAGATCGTCATCCACTCCACCGTCCCCGACTCCGGCGGCGACACCCTGCTGGCCGTCCACTCCCGGGCGGTGGGCCGCGGCGCCCGAATCGTCGACGAGCGGCACTGGGACGGCCTGCCCAAGGGCGACACCCGCCGCGTCACCACCGGCGACGTTCTTCCCCAGCCCCGCCGCGAGCAGGCCCCGGCCGACGAGGACGGACCGCTGCGGGCCCTGCTCAACCGGGCCGCCGCCGCCCGCGTCGAAGTCGGCCGCCGCCCGCTGTCCGTCTACGACGAACTGACCGGCACCCGCCCGTTCACCACCAACTACCCGACGAAGGGCGCCCGTTGA
- the istB gene encoding IS21-like element helper ATPase IstB, producing MSELVSNRIRTMAGKLGLPHLADGLSQYAKRADEAKMGYLDFLDLVLSEELGVRDDRRFRQGLRLSKLPHHKTLDDYDFSFQPELDPRKVKDLATLSFVEAKANAALLGPPGVGKTHIAVALAVAACRAGYSIYFTSLDDMVRHLRTAEATGRLTSKLRTYLRPSVLVVDEVGYQPLERAEANLVFQVISKRYEKGSIILTSNKAFSEWGQVFGDEVLATAILDRLLHHCEVVSINGNSYRLKNRLQAITQDTDVA from the coding sequence TTGAGCGAGCTGGTCAGCAACCGCATCCGCACCATGGCCGGCAAGCTCGGCCTGCCCCACCTCGCCGACGGCCTGAGCCAGTACGCCAAGCGCGCGGACGAGGCGAAGATGGGCTACCTCGACTTCCTCGACCTCGTCCTGAGCGAGGAGCTCGGCGTCCGCGACGACCGCCGTTTCCGCCAGGGCCTGCGGCTGTCGAAGCTGCCGCACCACAAGACCCTGGACGACTACGACTTCTCCTTCCAGCCCGAGCTCGACCCGCGCAAGGTCAAGGACCTCGCCACCCTGTCGTTCGTCGAGGCCAAGGCGAACGCCGCCCTGCTCGGGCCGCCCGGGGTCGGCAAGACCCACATCGCCGTCGCCCTCGCGGTCGCCGCCTGCCGGGCCGGCTACTCGATCTACTTCACCAGCCTCGACGACATGGTCCGCCACCTCCGAACCGCCGAGGCCACCGGGCGGCTGACCAGCAAGCTCCGCACCTACCTGCGGCCGAGCGTCCTCGTGGTCGACGAGGTGGGATACCAGCCCTTGGAACGCGCGGAGGCGAACCTGGTCTTCCAGGTGATCTCCAAGCGCTACGAGAAGGGCTCGATCATCCTGACCTCGAACAAGGCCTTCAGCGAATGGGGTCAGGTGTTCGGCGACGAGGTCCTCGCCACGGCCATCCTCGACCGGCTCCTGCACCACTGCGAGGTCGTCTCGATCAACGGCAACAGCTACCGCCTCAAGAACCGCCTCCAAGCCATTACCCAGGACACCGACGTGGCATAG
- a CDS encoding SMI1/KNR4 family protein has translation MDDLIGTQTPLLRIADAAGALRALEEAAPAIADLKRPAPAGVDWPAVEQALGTALPADFKLLTEQYPSLIVGGTLFVGSPQVGAEHSWVDATLEELEIVEQWCEDANLAVRLQPFPALGGLLPWGSTDWGDYLLWSTTGADPSDWTVTVATRNGAWWHYEGGMVQFLAEIIDGTLEQWALHTIRPEVTG, from the coding sequence ATGGACGACTTGATCGGCACGCAGACGCCGCTCCTCCGGATCGCGGACGCGGCGGGCGCGCTGCGCGCGCTCGAAGAAGCTGCCCCCGCGATTGCTGATTTGAAGCGTCCCGCGCCGGCGGGCGTTGACTGGCCAGCCGTCGAACAGGCCCTGGGCACGGCTCTACCGGCCGACTTCAAGCTTCTTACCGAGCAGTATCCGAGCCTCATCGTCGGGGGAACCCTCTTCGTTGGGTCCCCGCAGGTAGGGGCCGAGCACTCCTGGGTCGACGCCACGCTGGAGGAACTGGAGATCGTCGAGCAGTGGTGCGAGGACGCGAACCTTGCGGTGCGGCTGCAGCCCTTTCCCGCTCTCGGGGGACTTCTTCCGTGGGGGTCGACGGACTGGGGTGACTACCTCTTGTGGTCCACTACCGGCGCGGATCCGTCGGACTGGACTGTCACCGTTGCCACGCGCAACGGCGCCTGGTGGCACTACGAGGGCGGAATGGTCCAGTTCCTCGCCGAGATCATCGACGGCACCCTGGAGCAATGGGCGCTTCACACTATCCGCCCCGAGGTCACCGGTTAG
- a CDS encoding SMI1/KNR4 family protein translates to MTDLSSIAAFLGRPAPVDDADAYEELEGKWGLRLPEDFKDLTLAYGDQSIAGYLTIFGPELYRDGHPESMREALERSRWIPHPILPSAGGMLHWGHTPYSDQLFLVPRPDGRWTVSAWVLTHAEWIDYELTCVEWLRAALAEEVAAEWLPAWEGNFDLD, encoded by the coding sequence ATGACCGACTTGTCATCGATCGCGGCTTTCCTGGGAAGACCGGCTCCCGTGGATGACGCCGACGCTTACGAGGAGTTGGAGGGGAAGTGGGGACTGCGACTGCCTGAAGACTTCAAGGACCTCACCCTCGCCTATGGGGACCAGTCGATCGCCGGCTACCTCACGATCTTCGGCCCGGAGCTCTACCGTGATGGTCACCCGGAGAGTATGCGAGAGGCCCTGGAGCGGTCTCGGTGGATTCCCCATCCCATCCTTCCCAGCGCCGGAGGCATGCTGCACTGGGGCCACACTCCGTACTCCGACCAGCTGTTCCTCGTGCCTCGGCCGGACGGCAGGTGGACGGTCTCTGCGTGGGTGCTCACTCACGCCGAGTGGATCGACTACGAGCTGACCTGCGTCGAGTGGCTGAGGGCCGCCCTGGCCGAGGAGGTCGCTGCTGAGTGGCTGCCGGCCTGGGAAGGCAACTTCGACCTCGATTAG
- a CDS encoding transposase family protein produces the protein MVNRAVLTHRLFTGVSRQHLGSLIAELAEPWQAVVEGRRHEARGGARKRAVGAGARHQLVFTDRVVATLIHLRHDLPHAVLGLLFGVDRSTVTRGIGEIRTLLARRGCAVPDRPGVRLRTLADVFAHAQAEGVELRLDATEIQVRRPAAGRGGRRAFVPGKKKQITMKATVIADHLGRTLWTDALRPGRMHDATAARNEGIADCFRHLPDVEVLLDDGYLGLRRDRPGQAITPLRKPNKSALAGVHARWEQARHQHSSDRVTVVHALADHKRWKQLLRRTHRCNNLPDTYRAIAGLVSDRSAEV, from the coding sequence GTCTGATCGCCGAGTTGGCCGAGCCCTGGCAGGCCGTGGTTGAGGGACGCCGCCACGAGGCGCGGGGCGGGGCGAGGAAGCGGGCTGTGGGCGCCGGTGCCCGTCACCAACTCGTCTTCACCGACCGGGTGGTGGCCACGCTGATCCATCTGCGGCACGACCTTCCGCATGCGGTGCTGGGACTGCTGTTCGGCGTTGACCGCTCCACCGTCACCCGGGGGATCGGGGAGATCCGCACCCTGCTCGCCCGACGGGGCTGTGCGGTCCCCGACCGGCCCGGTGTGCGCCTGCGGACCTTGGCGGATGTGTTTGCCCACGCGCAGGCCGAGGGCGTCGAGCTGCGGCTGGACGCCACCGAGATCCAGGTCCGCCGGCCCGCGGCCGGCCGCGGCGGACGCCGGGCCTTCGTGCCGGGCAAGAAGAAGCAGATCACGATGAAGGCCACCGTGATCGCCGACCACTTGGGCCGCACCCTGTGGACGGATGCCCTGCGGCCAGGGCGGATGCACGACGCGACCGCCGCTCGGAACGAAGGCATCGCCGACTGCTTCCGACACCTCCCCGACGTGGAGGTCCTCCTCGACGACGGCTACCTCGGCCTGCGACGCGATCGCCCCGGGCAGGCGATCACGCCGCTGAGGAAACCGAACAAGAGCGCGCTGGCCGGCGTCCACGCCCGCTGGGAACAGGCCCGCCACCAGCACTCCTCCGACCGCGTCACCGTCGTACACGCCCTGGCCGACCACAAACGCTGGAAACAACTCCTGCGCCGGACCCACCGCTGCAACAACCTGCCCGACACCTACCGCGCCATCGCCGGCCTCGTCTCCGACCGCAGCGCCGAGGTGTGA